A portion of the Motacilla alba alba isolate MOTALB_02 chromosome 19, Motacilla_alba_V1.0_pri, whole genome shotgun sequence genome contains these proteins:
- the SSH2 gene encoding protein phosphatase Slingshot homolog 2 isoform X3, with protein sequence MGVEEADSGEEECRSQPRSISESFLTVKGAALFLPRGNGSSTPRISHRRNKHAGDLQQHLQAMFILLRPEDNIRLAVRLESTYQNRTRYMVVVSTNGRQDTEESIVLGMDFSSNDSSTCTMGLVLPLWSDTLIHLDGDGGFSVSTDNRVHIFKPVSVQAMWSALQSLHKACEVARSNNYYPGSLFLTWVSYYESHINSDQSSVNEWNAMQDVQSHRPDSPALFTDVPTERERTERLIKTKLREIMMQKDLENITSKEIRTELEMQMVCNLREFKEFIDNEMIVILGQMDSPTQIFDHVFLGSEWNASNLEDLQNRGVRYILNVTREIDNFFPGLFEYHNIRVYDEEATDLLAYWNDTYKFISKAKKNGSKCLVHCKMGVSRSASTVIAYAMKEYGWNLDRAYDYVKERRTVTKPNPSFMRQLEEYQGILLASKQRHNKLWRSHSDSDLSDHHEPICKAGLELNKKEITTSADQISEAKTNDNQQPMSPIYSAELGREQQLPEDTNMIEDVCVKERRIHLEFTCRDFHTEQMEDKLNLNNINGCTAGCCVDSVPPDNCRASEALMQLQHPLEITEFPDLTVDDLEKDALKPDMNVHLVPMEEFTSCLKDFPQSPNQNSLGLQQNPQPEVTDLSTDRIDFFSALEKFVELSQESRSRTCSHSRPEEQGTGRNGVSRVPVLEVPPAADGGADARRNSPGNSPQPSDDSSTDEEQQKEVPELPGAGHLTRSHSENAISVKEIITEIESINQGAGPAQQKEGSANLSQTPKRNTVHDLPVEVIWASEKLEQSEGACAGHQEKEKDPLPTEQEEAPSLQLSSGRSDLEESSSGGEQQEPRGSTKPEPKWCPGSVRRATLEFEERLRQEQEHQHTAPACTLPTRKNSRNDSPAAELLPRGRSEEPPLELAPEGDKALEEPLLPSGAEQPVGRHLPAPLGPPAQEPLPAEPGPGQEGAAQERRTVVSFDGTEEPSLPSLLPKRIEIIEYTLTVKPAEQRPHTSCEQGGLAAATPPLDENLNPSTCLEKAPADPSPPEHVVRKQAAFAVGSPSKEGSGISAHLSAASPSAQVTCPPSASLERSPRPCVIHLEGVTEQSTGTEDEPVAPCGAEGDATLPFRDDPKPLCGDGAGISRQLNSEDFSRQRAENMDLLDISFLCYSLPHSSSSLSVEERSSSPGPVKQRAKEIEARIRHAGLTRPSHMKRSASLAKLDCLELSKDDLHDRESASSSANPVLLTCVALGRGVCGGRLERSSERACGKHRLSSPEPTKHFVEQLRTAECIAQSMPVERPLAQYAKECSSSQQSLCSSADPTWTSSGEGPPLLQVHVLDSLSPSQALAVAPRQQHGRTHPLRRLKKTNDKKRTTNPLYNTM encoded by the exons GGgatctccagcagcacctgcaggccATGTTCATCCTGCTCCGCCCAGAAGACAACATCAGACTG gctgtAAGACTGGAAAGTACCTACCAGAACCGCACTAGATACATGGTGGTGGTGTCCACCAATGGCAGACAAGACACGGAGGAGAGCATCGTCCTAGGAATGGATTTCTCTTCCAATGACAG TAGCACTTGTACGATGGGCTTGGTGCTGCCGCTCTGGAGTGACACCTTGATCCACCTGGATGGGGATGG AGGGTTCAGCGTATCAACAGATAACAGGGTGCACATATTCAAGCCCGTGTCTGTACAGGCAATGTG GTCTGCTCTGCAGAGTTTGCATAAGGCTTGTGAAGTGGCAAGGAGCAACAATTACTATCCAGGGAGCCTCTTCCTCACGTGGGTCAGTTACTATGAGAGCCACATCAACTCGGACCAGTCGTCGGTCAACGAGTGGAATGCCATGCAGGATGTCCAGTCCCACCGGCCCGACTCGCCCGCCCTCTTCACAGATGT CCCAACTGAGCGGGAACGCACGGAACGGCTGATCAAGACCAAATTAAGGGAGATCATGATGCAGAAAGATTTGGAGAATATCACCTCAAAAGAG ATACGCACGGAGCTGGAGATGCAGATGGTGTGCAACCTGCGGGAGTTCAAAGAATTCATTGACAATGAAATGATAGTGATCCTTGGCCAGATGGACAGCCCCACACAGATATTTGATCATGTCTTTTTG ggctcagaaTGGAATGCCTCCAATTTGGAAGATTTGCAGAACAGAGG GGTACGGTACATTTTGAATGTGACTCGAGAAATAGATAATTTCTTCCCTGGGCTCTTTGAATACCACAATATCAGGGTTTATGATGAAGAAGCTACAGATCTTCTGGCTTACTGGAATGATACCTACAAATTCATCTCCAAGGCAAA GAAAAATGGTTCTAAGTGCCTGGTGCACTGCAAGATGGGAGTGAGCCGCTCAGCATCCACGGTGATTGCCTATGCCATGAAGGAGTACGGCTGGAACCTGGACAGGGCTTACGACTACGTGAAGGAGCGGCGCACCGTCACCAAGCCCAACCCCAGCTTCATGCGGCAGCTGGAGGAGTACCAAGGCATCCTGCTGGCCAG caaacAGCGGCACAACAAACTGTGGCGCTCGCACTCGGACAGCGACCTCTCAGATCACCACGAGCCCATCtgcaaggctgggctggagctgaacAAAAAGGAGATCACCACCTCAGCTGACCAGATCTCAGAGGCCAAGACCAATGACAACCAGCAGCCCATGTCTCCCATCTactcagctgagctgggcagggagcagcagctcccagaggacACGAACATGATCGAGGACGTGTGTGTGAAGGAGAGAAGGATCCACTTAGAGTTTACTTGCAGAGACTTCCACACTGAGCAGATGGAGGACAAGCTGAACCTGAACAATATCAATGGCTGTACAGCAGGGTGCTGTGTGGACTCTGTCCCCCCTGACAACTGCCGTGCTTCTGAGGCCTTaatgcagctccagcacccctTGGAAATAACAGAGTTTCCTGATCTGACAGTGGATGATCTAGAAAAAGATGCCCTTAAGCCTGACATGAACGTGCACTTGGTTCCCATGGAAGAATTCACTTCATGCTTAAAAGACTTCCCCCAATCCCCAAACCAGAATTCCCTAGGTCTCCAACAGAACCCTCAGCCCGAAGTGACAGACCTCAGCACAGACAGGATTGATTTCTTCAGCGCTTTGGAGAAATTTGTGGAGCTCTCCCAGGAGAGCCGGTCACGCACCTGCTCCCATTCCAGGCCAGAGGAGCAAGGGACTGGGAGGAATGGGGTCTCCAGGGTGCCCGTGCTGGAAGTGCCACCTGCTGCAGATGGGGGTGCAGATGCTCGAAGGAACAGCCCTGGAAACTCTCCTCAGCCATCCGATGACTCTTCCACAGATGAAGAGCAACAAAAG GAGGTCCCTGAGCTGCCTGGTGCAGGTCATCTCACGAGATCCCACTCggaaaatgccatttctgtGAAGGAAATTATCACAGAGATCGAGTCAATCAACCAGGGAGCAGGACCTGCCCAGCAGAAAGAGGGTTCAGCCAACCTCAGCCAGACACCAAAGAGGAACACGGTGCATGACCTGCCAGTGGAGGTGATTTGGGCATCAGAAAAGTTAGAGCAGAGTGAAGGAGCCTGTGCTGGACaccaggagaaggagaaggaccCTCTGCCAACTGAGCAGGAAGAAGCGCCATCTCTGCAGCTGTCTTCTGGTAGATCAGACCTGGAGGAAAGCAGCTCTGgcggggagcagcaggagcctcgTGGCTCCACCAAGCCCGAGCCCAAGTGGTGCCCCGGCTCCGTCCGGCGCGCCACGCTGGAGTTCGAGGAGCgcctgaggcaggagcaggagcaccagCACACGGCCCCAGCCTGCACTTTACCCACCCGCAAGAACTCCAGGAACGACTCTCCTGCCGCCGAGCTCCTGCCACGGGGGAGGAGCGAGGAGCCGCCCCTGGAGCTGGCTCCGGAGGGGGACAAGGCACTGGAGGAGCCACTGCTGCCTTCcggggcagagcagcctgtgggCAGACACCTGCCTGCACCCCTCGGGCcccctgcccaggagccccTGCCCGcagagcccggcccggggcaggagggagcGGCACAGGAGCGCAGGACAGTGGTCTCGTTTGACGGGACGGaggagccatccctgccctccctcctcccaaaGAGAATCGAAATCATCGAATACACCCTCACGGTCAAGCCTGCGGAGCAGCGCCCCCATACAAGCTGTGAGCAGGGCGGGCTGGCTGCGGCCACCCCGCCTTTAGATGAAAACTTGAACCCCTCGACGTGCTTGGAGAAGGCTCCGGCCGATCCCTCGCCGCCGGAGCACGTGGTACGCAAGCAGGCTGCCTTCGCCGTGGGCAGCCCCAGCAAGGAAGGCAGTGGGATATCTGCTCACCtcagtgctgcttctccctctgcccaggTGACCTGTCCACCTTCAGCCAGCCTCGAGCGCTCTCCTCGCCCCTGCGTCATTCACCTGGAGGGTGTCACCGAGCAGAGCACGGGTACAGAGGATGAGCCGGTCGCGCCGTGTGGCGCCGAGGGAGACGCGACTCTGCCGTTCAGGGACGATCCCAAACCTCTCTGTGGGGACGGCGCTGGCATCTCGAGGCAGCTGAACAGTGAGGACTTCAGCAGGCAGCGTGCTGAAAACATGGACCTTCTGGACATCTCGTTCCTGTGTTACAGCCTCcctcacagctccagcagcctcagcgTGGAGGAGCGCtccagcagccccgggccggtCAAGCAGCGGGCGAAGGAAATAGAGGCTCGGATCCGGCACGCAGGGCTCACCAGACCCTCCCACATGAAGCGCTCGGCATCCCTGGCCAAACTGGACTGCCTGGAGCTCTCCAAGGATGACTTACACGACAGGGAGTCGGCCTCTTCCAGTGCCAACCCGGTGCTTCTCACCTGCGTTGCCCTCGGTCGAGGCGTTTGTGGGGGGAGGTTGGAGAGGAGCTCTGAGAGGGCGTGTGGGAAGCATCGCCTCTCCTCCCCAGAGCCCACAAAGCATTTTGTGGAACAGCTCAGAACAGCCGAGTGCATTGCCCAGAGCATGCCGGTGGAGAGGCCGCTGGCTCAGTACGCCAAAgagtgcagctccagccagcagagTTTGTGCTCCAGTGCAGATCCCACGTGGACTAGCTCTGGGGAGGGCCCTCCGCTGCTCCAGGTGCACGTCCTGGACTCCTTGTCTCCATCTCAAGCTCTGGCTGTTGCCCCACGGCAGCAGCACGGGAGAACTCATCCTCTGAGGAGGCTCAAAAAGACCAATGACAAAAAGCGGACAACCAATCCCCTCTACAACACGATGTGA
- the SSH2 gene encoding protein phosphatase Slingshot homolog 2 isoform X1 translates to MALVTVQRSPTPSATSSPCASEADSGEEECRSQPRSISESFLTVKGAALFLPRGNGSSTPRISHRRNKHAGDLQQHLQAMFILLRPEDNIRLAVRLESTYQNRTRYMVVVSTNGRQDTEESIVLGMDFSSNDSSTCTMGLVLPLWSDTLIHLDGDGGFSVSTDNRVHIFKPVSVQAMWSALQSLHKACEVARSNNYYPGSLFLTWVSYYESHINSDQSSVNEWNAMQDVQSHRPDSPALFTDVPTERERTERLIKTKLREIMMQKDLENITSKEIRTELEMQMVCNLREFKEFIDNEMIVILGQMDSPTQIFDHVFLGSEWNASNLEDLQNRGVRYILNVTREIDNFFPGLFEYHNIRVYDEEATDLLAYWNDTYKFISKAKKNGSKCLVHCKMGVSRSASTVIAYAMKEYGWNLDRAYDYVKERRTVTKPNPSFMRQLEEYQGILLASKQRHNKLWRSHSDSDLSDHHEPICKAGLELNKKEITTSADQISEAKTNDNQQPMSPIYSAELGREQQLPEDTNMIEDVCVKERRIHLEFTCRDFHTEQMEDKLNLNNINGCTAGCCVDSVPPDNCRASEALMQLQHPLEITEFPDLTVDDLEKDALKPDMNVHLVPMEEFTSCLKDFPQSPNQNSLGLQQNPQPEVTDLSTDRIDFFSALEKFVELSQESRSRTCSHSRPEEQGTGRNGVSRVPVLEVPPAADGGADARRNSPGNSPQPSDDSSTDEEQQKEVPELPGAGHLTRSHSENAISVKEIITEIESINQGAGPAQQKEGSANLSQTPKRNTVHDLPVEVIWASEKLEQSEGACAGHQEKEKDPLPTEQEEAPSLQLSSGRSDLEESSSGGEQQEPRGSTKPEPKWCPGSVRRATLEFEERLRQEQEHQHTAPACTLPTRKNSRNDSPAAELLPRGRSEEPPLELAPEGDKALEEPLLPSGAEQPVGRHLPAPLGPPAQEPLPAEPGPGQEGAAQERRTVVSFDGTEEPSLPSLLPKRIEIIEYTLTVKPAEQRPHTSCEQGGLAAATPPLDENLNPSTCLEKAPADPSPPEHVVRKQAAFAVGSPSKEGSGISAHLSAASPSAQVTCPPSASLERSPRPCVIHLEGVTEQSTGTEDEPVAPCGAEGDATLPFRDDPKPLCGDGAGISRQLNSEDFSRQRAENMDLLDISFLCYSLPHSSSSLSVEERSSSPGPVKQRAKEIEARIRHAGLTRPSHMKRSASLAKLDCLELSKDDLHDRESASSSANPVLLTCVALGRGVCGGRLERSSERACGKHRLSSPEPTKHFVEQLRTAECIAQSMPVERPLAQYAKECSSSQQSLCSSADPTWTSSGEGPPLLQVHVLDSLSPSQALAVAPRQQHGRTHPLRRLKKTNDKKRTTNPLYNTM, encoded by the exons GGgatctccagcagcacctgcaggccATGTTCATCCTGCTCCGCCCAGAAGACAACATCAGACTG gctgtAAGACTGGAAAGTACCTACCAGAACCGCACTAGATACATGGTGGTGGTGTCCACCAATGGCAGACAAGACACGGAGGAGAGCATCGTCCTAGGAATGGATTTCTCTTCCAATGACAG TAGCACTTGTACGATGGGCTTGGTGCTGCCGCTCTGGAGTGACACCTTGATCCACCTGGATGGGGATGG AGGGTTCAGCGTATCAACAGATAACAGGGTGCACATATTCAAGCCCGTGTCTGTACAGGCAATGTG GTCTGCTCTGCAGAGTTTGCATAAGGCTTGTGAAGTGGCAAGGAGCAACAATTACTATCCAGGGAGCCTCTTCCTCACGTGGGTCAGTTACTATGAGAGCCACATCAACTCGGACCAGTCGTCGGTCAACGAGTGGAATGCCATGCAGGATGTCCAGTCCCACCGGCCCGACTCGCCCGCCCTCTTCACAGATGT CCCAACTGAGCGGGAACGCACGGAACGGCTGATCAAGACCAAATTAAGGGAGATCATGATGCAGAAAGATTTGGAGAATATCACCTCAAAAGAG ATACGCACGGAGCTGGAGATGCAGATGGTGTGCAACCTGCGGGAGTTCAAAGAATTCATTGACAATGAAATGATAGTGATCCTTGGCCAGATGGACAGCCCCACACAGATATTTGATCATGTCTTTTTG ggctcagaaTGGAATGCCTCCAATTTGGAAGATTTGCAGAACAGAGG GGTACGGTACATTTTGAATGTGACTCGAGAAATAGATAATTTCTTCCCTGGGCTCTTTGAATACCACAATATCAGGGTTTATGATGAAGAAGCTACAGATCTTCTGGCTTACTGGAATGATACCTACAAATTCATCTCCAAGGCAAA GAAAAATGGTTCTAAGTGCCTGGTGCACTGCAAGATGGGAGTGAGCCGCTCAGCATCCACGGTGATTGCCTATGCCATGAAGGAGTACGGCTGGAACCTGGACAGGGCTTACGACTACGTGAAGGAGCGGCGCACCGTCACCAAGCCCAACCCCAGCTTCATGCGGCAGCTGGAGGAGTACCAAGGCATCCTGCTGGCCAG caaacAGCGGCACAACAAACTGTGGCGCTCGCACTCGGACAGCGACCTCTCAGATCACCACGAGCCCATCtgcaaggctgggctggagctgaacAAAAAGGAGATCACCACCTCAGCTGACCAGATCTCAGAGGCCAAGACCAATGACAACCAGCAGCCCATGTCTCCCATCTactcagctgagctgggcagggagcagcagctcccagaggacACGAACATGATCGAGGACGTGTGTGTGAAGGAGAGAAGGATCCACTTAGAGTTTACTTGCAGAGACTTCCACACTGAGCAGATGGAGGACAAGCTGAACCTGAACAATATCAATGGCTGTACAGCAGGGTGCTGTGTGGACTCTGTCCCCCCTGACAACTGCCGTGCTTCTGAGGCCTTaatgcagctccagcacccctTGGAAATAACAGAGTTTCCTGATCTGACAGTGGATGATCTAGAAAAAGATGCCCTTAAGCCTGACATGAACGTGCACTTGGTTCCCATGGAAGAATTCACTTCATGCTTAAAAGACTTCCCCCAATCCCCAAACCAGAATTCCCTAGGTCTCCAACAGAACCCTCAGCCCGAAGTGACAGACCTCAGCACAGACAGGATTGATTTCTTCAGCGCTTTGGAGAAATTTGTGGAGCTCTCCCAGGAGAGCCGGTCACGCACCTGCTCCCATTCCAGGCCAGAGGAGCAAGGGACTGGGAGGAATGGGGTCTCCAGGGTGCCCGTGCTGGAAGTGCCACCTGCTGCAGATGGGGGTGCAGATGCTCGAAGGAACAGCCCTGGAAACTCTCCTCAGCCATCCGATGACTCTTCCACAGATGAAGAGCAACAAAAG GAGGTCCCTGAGCTGCCTGGTGCAGGTCATCTCACGAGATCCCACTCggaaaatgccatttctgtGAAGGAAATTATCACAGAGATCGAGTCAATCAACCAGGGAGCAGGACCTGCCCAGCAGAAAGAGGGTTCAGCCAACCTCAGCCAGACACCAAAGAGGAACACGGTGCATGACCTGCCAGTGGAGGTGATTTGGGCATCAGAAAAGTTAGAGCAGAGTGAAGGAGCCTGTGCTGGACaccaggagaaggagaaggaccCTCTGCCAACTGAGCAGGAAGAAGCGCCATCTCTGCAGCTGTCTTCTGGTAGATCAGACCTGGAGGAAAGCAGCTCTGgcggggagcagcaggagcctcgTGGCTCCACCAAGCCCGAGCCCAAGTGGTGCCCCGGCTCCGTCCGGCGCGCCACGCTGGAGTTCGAGGAGCgcctgaggcaggagcaggagcaccagCACACGGCCCCAGCCTGCACTTTACCCACCCGCAAGAACTCCAGGAACGACTCTCCTGCCGCCGAGCTCCTGCCACGGGGGAGGAGCGAGGAGCCGCCCCTGGAGCTGGCTCCGGAGGGGGACAAGGCACTGGAGGAGCCACTGCTGCCTTCcggggcagagcagcctgtgggCAGACACCTGCCTGCACCCCTCGGGCcccctgcccaggagccccTGCCCGcagagcccggcccggggcaggagggagcGGCACAGGAGCGCAGGACAGTGGTCTCGTTTGACGGGACGGaggagccatccctgccctccctcctcccaaaGAGAATCGAAATCATCGAATACACCCTCACGGTCAAGCCTGCGGAGCAGCGCCCCCATACAAGCTGTGAGCAGGGCGGGCTGGCTGCGGCCACCCCGCCTTTAGATGAAAACTTGAACCCCTCGACGTGCTTGGAGAAGGCTCCGGCCGATCCCTCGCCGCCGGAGCACGTGGTACGCAAGCAGGCTGCCTTCGCCGTGGGCAGCCCCAGCAAGGAAGGCAGTGGGATATCTGCTCACCtcagtgctgcttctccctctgcccaggTGACCTGTCCACCTTCAGCCAGCCTCGAGCGCTCTCCTCGCCCCTGCGTCATTCACCTGGAGGGTGTCACCGAGCAGAGCACGGGTACAGAGGATGAGCCGGTCGCGCCGTGTGGCGCCGAGGGAGACGCGACTCTGCCGTTCAGGGACGATCCCAAACCTCTCTGTGGGGACGGCGCTGGCATCTCGAGGCAGCTGAACAGTGAGGACTTCAGCAGGCAGCGTGCTGAAAACATGGACCTTCTGGACATCTCGTTCCTGTGTTACAGCCTCcctcacagctccagcagcctcagcgTGGAGGAGCGCtccagcagccccgggccggtCAAGCAGCGGGCGAAGGAAATAGAGGCTCGGATCCGGCACGCAGGGCTCACCAGACCCTCCCACATGAAGCGCTCGGCATCCCTGGCCAAACTGGACTGCCTGGAGCTCTCCAAGGATGACTTACACGACAGGGAGTCGGCCTCTTCCAGTGCCAACCCGGTGCTTCTCACCTGCGTTGCCCTCGGTCGAGGCGTTTGTGGGGGGAGGTTGGAGAGGAGCTCTGAGAGGGCGTGTGGGAAGCATCGCCTCTCCTCCCCAGAGCCCACAAAGCATTTTGTGGAACAGCTCAGAACAGCCGAGTGCATTGCCCAGAGCATGCCGGTGGAGAGGCCGCTGGCTCAGTACGCCAAAgagtgcagctccagccagcagagTTTGTGCTCCAGTGCAGATCCCACGTGGACTAGCTCTGGGGAGGGCCCTCCGCTGCTCCAGGTGCACGTCCTGGACTCCTTGTCTCCATCTCAAGCTCTGGCTGTTGCCCCACGGCAGCAGCACGGGAGAACTCATCCTCTGAGGAGGCTCAAAAAGACCAATGACAAAAAGCGGACAACCAATCCCCTCTACAACACGATGTGA